A window from Micromonospora terminaliae encodes these proteins:
- a CDS encoding GH12 family glycosyl hydrolase domain-containing protein yields the protein MKRPLRALVAAGLLAAGSIVAVTLGGTASADTQICEQYGSTTIGGKYVVQNNRWGTSAQQCINVTSTGFSITRQDGVGNTSGAPVSYPSIFVGCHYTNCSPGTNLPIQVKNISSAPSSISYNYVSGAVYDAAYDIWLDPTPKKDGVSQMEIMIWFNRQGPIQPIGSVVGNASIAGRTWEVWRGSNGSNNVISYVAPSPIASMSFDAMAFINDTRSRGAITSDWYLTSIQAGFEPWQGGVGLAVNSFSQSVNTGGGTPTTPPATTPPPPGNAACSVKYTTNVWNNGFTADVTITNTGSSTVNGWTLNYNLPSGQTITGSWNATVTQSGSAVTARNLSYNGTLAPGASTSFGYQATLSGGFSTPSSFSLNGSTCTRA from the coding sequence ATGAAGCGTCCACTGAGGGCCCTCGTGGCGGCCGGCCTGCTGGCCGCCGGCTCGATCGTCGCCGTCACGCTCGGCGGCACCGCCTCCGCCGACACCCAGATCTGCGAGCAGTACGGGTCGACCACCATCGGCGGGAAGTACGTCGTGCAGAACAACCGCTGGGGCACCAGCGCCCAGCAGTGCATCAACGTGACCTCGACCGGCTTCTCCATCACCCGGCAGGACGGGGTGGGGAACACCAGCGGCGCGCCGGTCTCGTACCCGTCGATCTTCGTGGGCTGCCACTACACGAACTGCTCGCCCGGCACGAACCTGCCGATCCAGGTGAAGAACATCAGCAGCGCGCCGAGCAGCATCAGCTACAACTACGTCAGCGGCGCGGTCTACGACGCCGCGTACGACATCTGGCTCGACCCCACGCCCAAGAAGGACGGGGTGAGCCAGATGGAGATCATGATCTGGTTCAACCGGCAGGGTCCCATCCAGCCCATCGGCTCGGTGGTGGGCAACGCCAGCATCGCGGGCCGGACCTGGGAGGTCTGGCGGGGCAGCAACGGCTCGAACAACGTCATCTCGTACGTGGCGCCGTCCCCGATCGCCAGCATGAGCTTCGACGCCATGGCGTTCATCAACGACACCCGGAGCCGGGGCGCGATCACCAGCGACTGGTACCTGACCAGCATCCAGGCCGGCTTCGAGCCGTGGCAGGGCGGCGTGGGCCTCGCGGTCAACTCGTTCTCGCAGAGCGTCAACACCGGCGGCGGCACGCCGACCACGCCGCCGGCCACCACCCCGCCGCCGCCGGGCAACGCCGCCTGCTCGGTGAAGTACACGACCAACGTCTGGAACAACGGCTTCACCGCCGACGTGACGATCACCAACACCGGCTCCAGCACCGTCAACGGCTGGACCCTGAACTACAACCTGCCCTCGGGGCAGACCATCACCGGCTCGTGGAACGCCACCGTGACGCAGAGCGGGTCCGCGGTGACCGCGCGGAACCTCAGCTACAACGGCACGCTGGCACCGGGGGCCTCGACCAGCTTCGGCTACCAGGCGACGCTGAGCGGCGGGTTCTCCACGCCGAGCAGCTTCAGCCTCAACGGCAGCACCTGCACCAGGGCGTGA
- a CDS encoding FAD-dependent monooxygenase — protein MGGSPLRILVVGAGIAGLAVARALRLAGFRPDVTERLPPTERADIGLYLPGNAARALRRLDLDGPVRPLGEVIHRQRFLDATGAPLCEVDLDVLWAGVGECRALPRAELHRVLLTGAGGAVRHGAEVSTVEPLPGGVAVGFTDGTTGEYDLVIGADGPRSAVRTLAALGGPPRPAGQVVYRSVVRGGPRVADWTALLGQRAGFLVVPLGAGRLHCYADEAGTSLPADPLARLHELFGGYGGPVPEVLAALETVDVELTTEVELGRWFHGRVLLVGDAAHATAPTLSQGAAMALEDAVVLAESLRAAGSVEAALLAYESRRRPRTRWVRDRTRDRNRTRDVPPALRDPLLRGRGGRIFQEHYRLLTGPL, from the coding sequence ATGGGTGGTTCCCCCCTGCGCATCCTCGTCGTCGGCGCGGGCATCGCCGGTCTCGCCGTGGCCCGTGCGCTGCGCCTCGCGGGATTCCGCCCCGACGTCACCGAGCGGCTGCCGCCGACCGAGCGCGCCGACATCGGCCTCTACCTCCCGGGCAACGCCGCCCGCGCGCTCCGCCGGCTCGACCTCGACGGTCCGGTACGCCCCCTCGGCGAGGTCATCCACCGGCAGCGCTTCCTCGACGCCACCGGCGCGCCGCTCTGCGAGGTCGACCTCGACGTGCTCTGGGCCGGGGTGGGGGAGTGCCGCGCCCTGCCCCGCGCCGAGCTGCACCGGGTGCTGCTCACCGGTGCCGGCGGCGCAGTCCGGCACGGGGCCGAGGTCAGCACCGTCGAGCCGCTGCCCGGCGGCGTCGCGGTCGGCTTCACCGACGGCACCACCGGCGAGTACGACCTGGTCATCGGCGCCGACGGCCCCCGCTCGGCGGTACGCACCCTGGCGGCGCTCGGCGGCCCGCCCCGGCCCGCCGGCCAGGTGGTCTATCGCAGCGTGGTGCGGGGCGGCCCCCGGGTGGCCGACTGGACCGCCCTGCTCGGCCAGCGCGCCGGCTTCCTCGTGGTGCCGCTCGGCGCCGGCCGGCTGCACTGCTACGCCGACGAGGCCGGCACCAGCCTGCCGGCCGACCCGCTCGCCCGGCTGCACGAGCTGTTCGGCGGCTACGGCGGCCCGGTGCCCGAGGTGCTCGCCGCCCTGGAGACGGTGGACGTCGAGCTCACCACGGAGGTCGAGCTCGGGCGCTGGTTCCACGGCCGCGTGCTGCTGGTCGGTGACGCGGCTCACGCGACCGCGCCGACGCTCTCCCAGGGCGCCGCCATGGCGCTGGAGGACGCCGTCGTGCTCGCCGAGTCGCTCCGGGCGGCGGGCAGCGTCGAGGCGGCCCTGCTCGCGTACGAGAGTCGCCGCCGCCCGCGTACCCGCTGGGTGCGGGACCGGACCCGGGACCGCAACCGCACCCGCGACGTGCCGCCGGCGCTGCGCGACCCCTTGCTGCGCGGACGCGGCGGGCGGATCTTCCAGGAGCACTACCGGCTCCTCACCGGCCCGCTCTGA
- the ctaD gene encoding cytochrome c oxidase subunit I has translation MTTVAPKPVVTRPWPVREPVKGSALARLLRTTDAKQIGIMYMVTAFAFFMIGGLMALIMRAELARPGLQFLSPEQYNQLFTMHGTIMLLFFATPIVFAFANYVVPLQIGAPDVSFPRLNAFAYWLYLFGGTMATAGFIAPGGAADFGWTAYTPLSTAEHAPGVGANMWVVGLAISGLGTILGAVNLITTILTLRAPGMTMFRMPIFTWNMLVTSLLAILVFPLLAAALFALAADRLIGAHVYDPATGGPMLWQHLFWFFGHPEVYIIALPFFGIITEIIPVFSRKPIFGYKGLVAATIAIAALSMSVWAHHMFATGQVLLPFFSFLSYLIAVPTGMKFFNWIGTMWRGQITFETPMLFAVGFLVTFLFGGLTGVLLASPPLDFHLHDSYFVVAHFHYVLFGTIVFAVFGGIYFWFPKMFGRMLDERLGKIHFWLTMIGFHTTFLVQHWLGAEGMPRRYADYLPGDGFTFLNTLSTVGAFITGISTLPFIWNCWKSYKTGPVVEVDDPWGHGNSLEWATSSPPPLRNFDRMPRIRSERPAFDLKFPELAAGQTLAGPPEGGAKPLTSESDGGASYQEDTEGRLDKS, from the coding sequence GTGACCACCGTCGCACCCAAGCCGGTCGTGACCCGGCCCTGGCCGGTCCGCGAGCCGGTCAAGGGGTCGGCCCTCGCGCGGCTGCTGCGCACCACGGACGCGAAGCAGATCGGGATCATGTACATGGTCACCGCGTTCGCGTTCTTCATGATCGGTGGCCTCATGGCCCTGATCATGCGCGCCGAGCTGGCGCGACCGGGGCTGCAGTTCCTGTCGCCCGAGCAGTACAACCAGCTCTTCACCATGCACGGCACGATCATGCTGCTGTTCTTCGCGACGCCGATCGTGTTCGCCTTCGCGAACTACGTGGTGCCGCTGCAGATCGGCGCGCCCGACGTGTCGTTCCCCCGCCTGAACGCCTTCGCCTACTGGCTGTACCTGTTCGGCGGCACCATGGCCACCGCGGGCTTCATCGCCCCGGGCGGCGCGGCCGACTTCGGCTGGACGGCCTACACGCCGCTGAGCACCGCCGAGCACGCGCCGGGCGTCGGCGCGAACATGTGGGTGGTCGGCCTGGCCATCTCCGGTCTGGGCACGATCCTCGGCGCGGTCAACCTGATCACCACGATCCTGACCCTGCGCGCGCCCGGCATGACCATGTTCCGGATGCCGATCTTCACCTGGAACATGCTGGTCACCAGCCTGCTGGCCATCCTGGTCTTCCCGCTGCTGGCCGCCGCGCTCTTCGCGCTCGCCGCGGACCGCTTGATCGGCGCCCACGTGTACGACCCCGCCACCGGCGGCCCGATGCTCTGGCAGCACCTGTTCTGGTTCTTCGGGCACCCCGAGGTCTACATCATCGCGCTGCCGTTCTTCGGCATCATCACCGAGATCATCCCGGTCTTCTCCCGGAAGCCGATCTTCGGTTACAAGGGCCTGGTCGCCGCGACCATCGCCATCGCCGCCCTGTCGATGAGCGTGTGGGCGCACCACATGTTCGCCACCGGCCAGGTGCTGCTGCCGTTCTTCAGCTTCCTGAGCTACCTGATCGCCGTGCCGACCGGCATGAAGTTCTTCAACTGGATCGGCACCATGTGGCGGGGCCAGATCACCTTCGAGACGCCGATGCTCTTCGCGGTCGGCTTCCTGGTGACCTTCCTCTTCGGTGGCCTCACCGGTGTGCTGCTGGCCAGCCCGCCGCTGGACTTCCACCTGCACGACTCGTACTTCGTGGTGGCGCACTTCCACTACGTGCTCTTCGGCACCATCGTGTTCGCCGTGTTCGGCGGCATCTACTTCTGGTTCCCGAAGATGTTCGGCCGGATGCTCGACGAGCGGCTCGGCAAGATCCACTTCTGGCTGACCATGATCGGCTTCCACACCACCTTCCTGGTGCAGCACTGGCTCGGCGCCGAGGGCATGCCCCGCCGGTACGCCGACTACCTGCCCGGTGACGGCTTCACCTTCCTGAACACGCTGTCCACGGTCGGCGCGTTCATCACCGGCATCTCGACCCTGCCGTTCATCTGGAACTGCTGGAAGTCGTACAAGACCGGTCCGGTGGTCGAGGTCGACGACCCCTGGGGTCACGGCAACTCGCTCGAGTGGGCCACCAGCTCGCCGCCGCCCCTGCGGAACTTCGACCGGATGCCGCGGATCCGCTCCGAGCGGCCGGCGTTCGACCTCAAGTTCCCGGAGCTGGCCGCCGGCCAGACCCTGGCCGGCCCGCCGGAGGGCGGCGCCAAGCCGCTCACCAGCGAGTCCGACGGTGGCGCCAGCTACCAGGAGGACACCGAGGGCCGGCTCGACAAGAGCTGA
- a CDS encoding MFS transporter, with amino-acid sequence MNLKPYREALALPGLRSLLLISVLARIPLTATGVTLTFHVVLDLGRGYGAAGLVGAASTVGAALGSPLLGRLVDRRGLRPVLLLTTLAEGIFWASAPTLSYPVLLPTAFLAGLFALPVFSVVRQSVAALVPAERRRPAYALDSMSVELSFMVGPALAVAMAAAVSPRLTMWAVGAGIVASGICFWLLDPPTRAADEPAGPARKVPRREWLTPRLLAVLAVSLAATLVLGGTDVAVVAVLREGGEVGWTGAVLAMWAIASLLGGFAYGAVTRSLSPLVLVAALSLTTIPVGLGGSHWWLLSLALFPAGALCAPSIASTSDAVSRLAPAGVRGEAMGLHGSAVTVGIALGAPLAGAVIDASAPAWGFAVTGAIGVLVTLAVLPLELRHRRAAAATTHPEPELAPALP; translated from the coding sequence GTGAACTTGAAGCCTTACCGGGAGGCGCTCGCCCTGCCCGGTCTCCGGTCGTTGCTGCTGATCTCGGTGCTGGCGCGTATCCCGCTCACCGCGACCGGCGTGACGCTCACCTTCCACGTCGTGCTCGACCTCGGTCGCGGCTACGGCGCGGCCGGGCTCGTGGGCGCCGCCTCCACCGTCGGCGCCGCGCTCGGCTCGCCGCTGCTCGGCCGGCTGGTCGACCGGCGCGGGCTGCGCCCGGTGCTGCTGCTCACCACGCTCGCCGAGGGCATCTTCTGGGCCAGCGCGCCGACGCTGTCGTACCCCGTGCTGCTGCCCACCGCGTTCCTGGCCGGCCTGTTCGCGCTGCCGGTCTTCTCGGTGGTCCGCCAGTCGGTCGCCGCGCTGGTGCCGGCCGAGCGGCGCCGTCCCGCGTACGCCCTCGACTCGATGTCGGTGGAGCTGTCGTTCATGGTCGGCCCCGCGCTGGCCGTGGCCATGGCCGCCGCCGTGTCGCCCCGGCTCACCATGTGGGCGGTCGGCGCCGGGATCGTCGCCTCCGGCATCTGCTTCTGGCTGCTCGACCCGCCCACCCGTGCCGCCGACGAGCCGGCCGGCCCGGCCCGCAAGGTGCCCCGCCGGGAGTGGCTCACCCCCCGGCTGCTGGCCGTCCTGGCGGTGAGCCTGGCCGCCACCCTGGTGCTCGGCGGCACCGACGTCGCCGTGGTCGCCGTGCTGCGCGAGGGCGGGGAGGTCGGCTGGACCGGCGCCGTCTTGGCCATGTGGGCCATCGCGTCGCTGCTGGGCGGCTTCGCGTACGGGGCGGTGACCCGCTCGCTCTCCCCGCTGGTCCTGGTGGCCGCGCTGAGCCTGACCACCATCCCGGTGGGGCTGGGCGGGTCGCACTGGTGGCTGCTCAGCCTGGCGCTGTTCCCGGCCGGGGCGCTCTGCGCGCCCTCCATCGCCTCGACCTCGGACGCGGTCAGCCGGCTGGCTCCGGCCGGCGTACGCGGCGAGGCCATGGGCCTGCACGGCTCGGCCGTCACCGTGGGAATCGCCCTGGGCGCGCCGCTGGCCGGCGCGGTGATCGACGCCTCGGCGCCGGCCTGGGGGTTCGCGGTCACGGGCGCGATCGGCGTGCTGGTCACCCTGGCCGTGCTCCCGCTCGAACTCCGCCACCGCCGCGCCGCGGCTGCCACCACGCACCCCGAGCCCGAACTCGCTCCCGCCCTCCCCTGA
- a CDS encoding isochorismatase family protein, translating to MANALIIVDVQNDFCEGGSLAVTGGAGVAAGISRLLDAEPDRWDHVVATKDYHIDPGAHFGDPPDYVDSWPRHCVVGTTGSEFHPDLATGRVEAIFHKGEHAAAYSGFEGHADDGECLADWLRRHDVDRVDVVGIATDHCVRATALDAAREGFRTTVLLDLTAAVAADTLDVALRAFDGAGVTMVGEPVIRAA from the coding sequence ATGGCCAACGCCTTGATCATCGTGGATGTGCAGAACGACTTCTGCGAGGGCGGCTCGCTGGCGGTGACCGGCGGGGCCGGGGTCGCGGCCGGCATCTCCCGGCTGCTCGACGCCGAGCCGGACCGCTGGGACCACGTGGTCGCGACGAAGGACTACCACATCGACCCGGGCGCGCACTTCGGCGATCCGCCGGACTACGTCGACTCCTGGCCCCGGCACTGCGTGGTGGGCACCACCGGCTCCGAGTTCCACCCTGACCTGGCGACCGGCCGGGTCGAGGCGATCTTCCACAAGGGCGAGCACGCGGCCGCGTACTCCGGTTTCGAGGGGCACGCCGACGACGGCGAGTGCCTGGCCGACTGGCTGCGCCGGCACGACGTCGACCGGGTCGACGTGGTCGGCATCGCGACCGACCACTGCGTCCGGGCCACCGCGCTGGACGCCGCCCGGGAAGGCTTCCGGACCACCGTGCTGCTGGACCTGACGGCGGCCGTCGCGGCCGACACGCTCGACGTGGCGCTGCGGGCCTTCGACGGCGCCGGGGTCACCATGGTCGGCGAACCTGTGATCAGGGCCGCTTGA
- a CDS encoding nicotinate phosphoribosyltransferase → MSTLRPALLTDHYELTMVSAALRDGTADRSCVFEVFSRRLPAGRRYGVVAGTGRLIDLVRDFRFDPEEIEFLRRTGVVDDRAAQWLADYRFTGDIDGYAEGELFFPGSPILTVSGTFAECVVLETLVLSVLNHDCAVAAAAARMVTAARGRALIEMGSRRAHEEAAVAAARAAYLAGFRFTSNLAAGQRYGIPTAGTAAHAFTLLHDDERTAFASQVATLGKDTTLLVDTYDISQGIRNAIAVAGPDLRAVRIDSGDLAVIAQQSRELLDSLGATETKIIVSGDLDEYAIASLAAEPVDMYGAGTAVVTGSGAPTAGLVYKLVEVEGRPVVKRSEHKATIGGRKVAVRRHKPTGTATEEVIVPQGVPDRQPNDRLLQRSFVVEGEPVALPTLDESREHLRQCLISIPWEGLKLSGGDPAVPVTVVPAS, encoded by the coding sequence GTGAGCACCCTTCGCCCCGCGCTGCTGACCGACCACTACGAGCTGACCATGGTCAGCGCCGCCCTGCGGGACGGCACGGCCGACCGTAGCTGCGTCTTCGAGGTGTTCAGCCGGCGGCTGCCGGCCGGCCGGCGCTACGGCGTGGTCGCCGGCACCGGCCGGCTGATCGACCTGGTCCGCGACTTCCGGTTCGACCCCGAGGAGATCGAGTTCCTGCGCCGCACCGGCGTGGTGGACGACCGCGCCGCCCAGTGGCTGGCCGACTACCGCTTCACCGGCGACATCGACGGGTACGCCGAGGGCGAGCTGTTCTTCCCCGGCTCCCCGATCCTCACCGTCTCCGGCACCTTCGCCGAGTGCGTGGTGCTGGAGACGCTGGTGCTGTCGGTGCTCAACCACGACTGCGCGGTGGCCGCCGCGGCGGCCCGGATGGTCACCGCCGCCCGCGGCCGGGCCCTGATCGAGATGGGCTCCCGCCGGGCGCACGAGGAGGCCGCGGTGGCCGCCGCCCGGGCCGCGTACCTGGCCGGGTTCCGCTTCACCTCCAACCTGGCCGCCGGCCAGCGCTACGGCATCCCCACCGCCGGCACCGCGGCGCACGCGTTCACGCTGCTGCACGACGACGAGCGGACGGCGTTCGCCTCGCAGGTCGCCACGCTGGGCAAGGACACCACGCTGCTGGTCGACACCTACGACATCAGCCAGGGCATCCGCAACGCCATCGCGGTGGCCGGGCCGGACCTGCGCGCGGTCCGGATCGACTCGGGCGACCTCGCGGTGATCGCCCAGCAGTCCCGGGAGCTGCTCGACTCGCTCGGCGCCACCGAAACGAAGATCATCGTCTCGGGGGACCTCGACGAGTACGCCATCGCCTCGCTCGCCGCCGAGCCGGTCGACATGTACGGCGCGGGCACCGCCGTGGTGACCGGCTCGGGCGCCCCCACCGCCGGCCTGGTCTACAAGCTGGTCGAGGTGGAGGGACGGCCGGTGGTCAAGCGCTCCGAGCACAAGGCCACCATCGGCGGCCGGAAGGTGGCCGTGCGCCGGCACAAGCCGACCGGCACCGCCACCGAGGAGGTCATCGTGCCGCAGGGGGTGCCGGACCGGCAGCCCAACGACCGGTTGCTCCAGCGCTCGTTCGTGGTCGAGGGCGAGCCGGTGGCGCTGCCCACCCTCGACGAGTCCCGGGAGCACCTGCGGCAGTGCCTGATCTCCATCCCGTGGGAGGGGCTGAAGCTCTCCGGCGGGGACCCGGCCGTTCCGGTGACCGTCGTACCCGCGAGCTGA
- a CDS encoding LuxR C-terminal-related transcriptional regulator — translation MSRWDFVGRTDELNRLLSAVGGPDGRGLLFSGSAGVGKSRLLREGVAALPTDRYAVWSVAASATTAALPFGGLVQVLPATQPQGLSPAGILRWAVDVLQEEAAGRPIVLAIDDAHLLDPPSAALVHLIARSENATVLGTLRNGEQIPLPIRALWTDDLVDLVELEPLGQSDTTGLLAAILGGPVDAGSSERLHRLSAGNPLLLRELVLAASGGDELSKTYGIWKWTGRLELAPSLTDLIDTRIGQLTPGVRAVVELVAFGEPLGLHLLEQAVDPADVETAEERGLISMVHDDRRLNVRLAHPLYGEVMRRQCPVSRTRRLQATLAGLLERVGKRRRDDLLRVAVWRLDSGTAQDPALLLDAAAQAFGRYDVPLATRLARAALDGEGGSDAAELLATILMFADRPDEAIAVLDQVAGALQDDRRRGRWLTARGMVSYWGLSRESTVEEIAARAAELTDPADRARVRAFEAIMRLHRLDTDAAVRLAQAVLDRPAAPMAARELARCTLAHLQAAQGQYRRSATAIARVQAEAAYWRGDMPYLQLAMELARGTRLALSGDLAGIDAIVADEFADLAGAGDFRLGTGYLAILQAYAARLRGRGDEALKTSLGACAVLATSRVYAGLAHAERAQAAALRGDAAHATEAMAEADRTHAPGMAVLYPWLEQARGAVHAVVGDLPAATKHLSALADRLREDGLAGHELLVLLDLVRYDQATASVGPTCTDGGRRTVAQRLTELSEQVDGVLPPLVARYARAAVDGSPDDLLAVADGFAARELIVYAAEATAMALHRMRGVRAGATAPARERLAELLRRCDEVATPALRLLRPTLSEREWEVARLAADGVTSRTIAERLFLSTRTVENHLQRVYSKLGVTGRTELRAALRSMPGHDGGNPA, via the coding sequence ATGAGTCGGTGGGACTTCGTCGGCCGCACGGATGAACTCAACCGTCTGTTGTCGGCGGTCGGTGGTCCGGACGGACGCGGGCTGCTCTTCAGCGGCAGCGCCGGGGTGGGCAAGAGCCGGCTCCTGCGCGAGGGGGTGGCCGCCCTTCCCACCGACCGCTACGCGGTCTGGTCGGTGGCGGCCAGCGCCACGACCGCCGCCCTGCCGTTCGGCGGGCTGGTCCAGGTGCTGCCGGCCACGCAGCCGCAGGGCCTCTCCCCCGCCGGCATCCTGCGCTGGGCGGTCGACGTGCTCCAGGAGGAGGCCGCCGGCCGGCCGATCGTGCTGGCGATCGACGACGCGCACCTGCTCGACCCGCCGTCGGCGGCGCTCGTGCACCTCATCGCCCGCTCCGAGAACGCCACGGTGCTCGGCACGCTGCGCAACGGTGAGCAGATCCCGCTGCCGATCCGTGCCCTGTGGACCGACGACCTGGTCGACCTCGTCGAGCTGGAGCCGCTCGGCCAGAGCGACACCACCGGGCTGCTCGCCGCCATCCTGGGTGGGCCGGTCGACGCCGGCTCGTCCGAGCGGCTGCACCGGCTCTCCGCCGGCAACCCGCTGCTGCTGCGCGAACTGGTGCTCGCCGCGTCCGGCGGCGACGAGCTGAGCAAGACGTACGGGATCTGGAAGTGGACCGGCCGGCTGGAACTGGCGCCCAGCCTCACCGATCTGATCGACACCCGCATCGGCCAGCTGACACCCGGCGTGCGCGCGGTGGTCGAGCTGGTGGCGTTCGGCGAGCCGCTCGGCCTGCACCTGCTGGAGCAGGCCGTCGACCCGGCCGACGTGGAGACCGCCGAGGAGCGCGGCCTCATCTCGATGGTGCACGACGACCGGCGGCTGAACGTCCGCCTCGCCCATCCGCTCTACGGCGAGGTGATGCGCCGGCAGTGCCCGGTCAGCCGCACCCGCCGGCTCCAGGCCACCCTGGCCGGCCTGCTCGAACGGGTCGGCAAGCGGCGCCGCGACGACCTGCTGCGGGTCGCCGTCTGGCGGCTCGACTCGGGCACCGCGCAGGACCCAGCCCTGCTGCTCGACGCGGCCGCCCAGGCCTTCGGCCGCTACGACGTGCCGCTGGCCACCCGGCTGGCCCGGGCGGCGCTGGACGGCGAGGGCGGCTCGGACGCGGCCGAGCTGCTCGCCACCATCCTCATGTTCGCCGACCGGCCCGACGAGGCGATCGCGGTGCTCGACCAGGTGGCCGGGGCGCTCCAGGACGACCGGCGGCGCGGCCGCTGGCTGACCGCCCGGGGCATGGTCAGCTACTGGGGGCTGAGCCGGGAGTCCACGGTGGAGGAGATCGCGGCCCGGGCCGCCGAGCTGACCGATCCCGCCGACCGGGCCCGGGTCCGCGCCTTCGAGGCGATCATGCGGCTGCACCGGCTGGACACCGACGCGGCGGTCCGGCTGGCCCAGGCCGTGCTCGACCGGCCGGCGGCCCCGATGGCGGCCCGCGAGCTGGCCCGGTGCACCCTCGCGCACCTCCAGGCCGCGCAGGGCCAGTACCGGCGCAGCGCCACCGCGATCGCCCGGGTGCAGGCCGAGGCGGCGTACTGGCGGGGCGACATGCCCTACCTCCAGCTCGCCATGGAGCTGGCCCGGGGCACCCGGCTCGCGCTCTCCGGCGACCTGGCCGGCATCGACGCGATCGTCGCCGACGAGTTCGCCGACCTGGCCGGCGCCGGGGACTTCCGGCTCGGCACCGGCTACCTGGCCATCCTGCAGGCGTACGCGGCGCGGCTGCGCGGGCGCGGCGACGAGGCGCTGAAGACCAGCCTGGGCGCCTGCGCCGTGCTCGCCACCAGCCGGGTCTACGCCGGCCTGGCGCACGCCGAACGCGCCCAGGCGGCGGCGCTGCGCGGGGACGCCGCCCACGCCACGGAGGCGATGGCCGAGGCGGACCGGACCCACGCGCCCGGGATGGCGGTGCTCTATCCCTGGCTGGAGCAGGCCCGCGGCGCGGTGCACGCGGTGGTGGGCGACCTGCCGGCGGCCACCAAGCACCTCTCGGCGCTCGCCGACCGGCTGCGCGAGGACGGCCTGGCCGGCCACGAGCTGCTGGTCCTGCTCGACCTGGTCCGCTACGACCAGGCCACCGCGTCGGTCGGGCCGACCTGCACCGACGGCGGCCGGCGGACCGTGGCGCAGCGCCTCACCGAGCTCTCCGAGCAGGTCGACGGGGTGCTGCCGCCGCTCGTGGCCCGGTACGCCCGGGCCGCCGTCGACGGCTCCCCGGACGACCTGCTCGCCGTTGCCGACGGCTTCGCCGCCCGGGAGCTGATCGTCTACGCCGCCGAGGCGACCGCGATGGCCCTGCACCGGATGCGCGGCGTCCGGGCGGGCGCGACCGCCCCGGCGCGGGAGCGCCTCGCCGAACTGCTCCGCCGGTGCGACGAGGTGGCCACGCCGGCGCTGCGGCTGCTCCGCCCCACCCTGAGCGAACGGGAGTGGGAGGTCGCGCGGCTCGCCGCCGACGGCGTGACCAGCCGTACCATCGCGGAGCGGCTCTTCCTCTCCACCCGCACGGTGGAGAACCACCTCCAGCGGGTCTACAGCAAGCTCGGTGTGACCGGCCGCACGGAACTGCGGGCCGCGCTGCGGTCGATGCCGGGCCACGACGGCGGGAATCCGGCCTGA
- the clpS gene encoding ATP-dependent Clp protease adapter ClpS: protein MAAPQVAPVETPDTEEVPVSDRPWVTIVWDDPVNLMTYVTWVFQKLFGYSREKAEQLMLDVHHKGKAVVSSGARERMEHDASQLHAYGLWATVDRS, encoded by the coding sequence ATGGCGGCTCCACAGGTTGCGCCGGTCGAGACGCCGGACACCGAAGAGGTGCCGGTCTCCGACCGGCCGTGGGTGACCATCGTCTGGGACGATCCGGTCAACCTCATGACGTACGTGACCTGGGTGTTCCAGAAGCTCTTCGGATACAGCCGGGAGAAGGCCGAGCAGCTCATGCTGGATGTGCACCACAAGGGCAAGGCGGTCGTCTCCAGCGGCGCCCGGGAGCGGATGGAGCACGACGCGTCGCAGCTGCATGCGTACGGCCTCTGGGCGACGGTGGATCGGTCATGA
- a CDS encoding DUF2017 domain-containing protein, with protein sequence MSMFRRQGDRYVAIFAVDEARVLRKVASEVVGLLTDGFDHGDPVVGRLFPEVYPDDAAGSAEFRRYTEGDLKTAKIDQAGAILAALPDGEGGGEVRLDAEAAEAWLRALNDARLAMGVRLEIKDGTDLGEELDDAVAEDPTSSRVFQLSVYAYLGYLQESLLNALIE encoded by the coding sequence ATGAGCATGTTCCGCCGCCAGGGCGACCGCTACGTGGCCATCTTCGCGGTGGACGAGGCGCGGGTGCTGCGCAAGGTCGCCTCCGAGGTGGTCGGCCTGCTCACCGACGGCTTCGACCACGGCGACCCGGTGGTCGGCCGGCTCTTCCCCGAGGTCTACCCGGACGACGCGGCGGGCAGCGCGGAGTTCCGCCGCTACACCGAGGGCGACCTCAAGACCGCCAAGATCGACCAGGCCGGGGCGATCCTCGCCGCGCTGCCGGACGGCGAGGGCGGCGGCGAGGTGCGGCTCGACGCGGAGGCGGCCGAGGCGTGGTTGCGCGCGCTCAACGACGCCCGGCTGGCCATGGGGGTCCGGCTGGAGATCAAGGACGGCACCGACCTGGGCGAGGAGCTCGACGACGCGGTCGCCGAGGACCCCACCTCCTCCCGGGTGTTCCAACTGTCGGTCTACGCGTACCTGGGGTATCTGCAGGAATCCCTGCTCAACGCCCTGATCGAGTGA